The DNA region AGATAGATGAGAAAACTAAATACACGTGTACTCATTCTACTTTCTAAGACTTTCAAAACATAACGATCATAACCTCCTATTTTCTTGTCTTCCAATTTTACGCCGCGGTAGACTGGGAGCCTCGAGACACCGACTCAGGTTTCTTCTCAGTAGACTGTGCAGGAACCAGCTTCTCCTGTACGTCCTCCGGTTCAGATGCTTGTTCTTTGCCAGTGTTCTTGGGCTAATTAAACTGGTTATCAGCAATGAGGGTTGAGTAAAGAGCCGAAAAGTACGCACTACACGAGCAAGCCAATAGATACCTACAGCCGCAATGATGTTGAACACGACGTATGCCCACAACAGACCAAAATCTCTCCACCTATTTGCATATCAGCATTCATTGCCCATGTAAAGTAAACGAGGAAACTCACTTGTTGCTGTAGTAAATGCTGAATTGTGCCAAGAAAGTGTTAGTACTGCTCATAGAACAGAACTCGCACGCCGTCGTTGCATTCTCATTCACCAAATATCCCCCGTAATTACTGATATAAGTTGACATGTAGTCGCCACAAGACTGGCCGGAAGGAGGGTTCATTGTGAGAAGCTCGATGTCGGAACAGACGACATTGGTGTCGGCGACAGCAGTACTGAGCATCCCTTCAACAAGGTAGGTGAATGGTGAGACACGATACATAAACATCCAGAAACcggggagggaggaaggaggggcCAAAACACTGAGCAGGAATCAGCGAGTGTCTCATAAAGAGaggcaggaaggaagactTACCCGCAGAAGATGAGACACATGGAAAACAAAAGGTTCGCAATGTTACCAGCAGTTTCAGCCGTCGCGATACCCGCCACAATCATGATCGCAAAAGTAGCGTTGAAGATCAAGAACATCTCAATGTACAAAAACATGAGCGCACCTCGAAGATGGACAGCGTCGGTAGGGATGGCGTTGCGGTAGTAACCAATGGGATAATACCAGGTAAAGTAGATGACGGCGCCCATGAGAACTGAAAGATGTTAGCGCGAGCACAGgtaggaaaagaaaagaaaaacgCACTAGCCCAAGGAATTTCCGCGACGATGTTACTCAAAATAAAGATCTTCCAAGAGTACGCCTTTGAAGGTCTTTCTCGGACCTCATACAAGCTTCGCTGAGTGGTAAAGTTGGGCATGATTTGTTGGGTGAGTTGACCGAAGATTGTGAACATCTACATTAAAGTCAGTGGTCATTAAGAGAGTCTCAGGGATTACTTACCATGAAAACGGAGAACAACTGGTTCTGCAAGCCTTGCTGGGAAGTACCGGCCTTGAAGAAACTGAATCCAATGAAAAGGGCCTATGCGATGATTAACACCCATTGCTCGCGTAGAAAAGCATTGAAGCAACTCACAGACAAAGCACACAAAGCAGCCTTGGACCAAATATAACTAGGCGTCCTCCAGTGTTGTTGCCAAACCCTCGTCAACACAACAATAAACTGTTTCCACAAGGGTGACGCAAATTCTGCATATTCCGCCTTGACTTCCGACTTGCTCTTTTCCTGATCCTTGTTCTGCAGAGCCGCTTCACCCTTACCGCCTTGAGTCTCCTTGATCCTTACAAGCTCACGGCGGACTTCGACTCGTTCAGGGCTGTTAATCCATGCCTGGTGCCAATCGACATCAGAATGAGAGCCGGGCGCAGCACCAATAGCAGCCAACATCCATTCTGCCGGGTTTTCGCCCTCTGGGCACTTGGGAGCACCGTTCTGCTCAAAGTAATCAATGAGGATATGAGATCCCTTGCCAACCTCGCCAAAGTAGACCGTCTTACCACCTCtagcgaggaagaggagacggTCGAACTGTTCGAAAAGCATTGCGGAGGGTTGGTGGATGGTACAGAGAATAGCTTGACCGTGTTCAGTGAGCTTtcgaaggagaagaaggatgttcCAGGAGGTTTGGGAATCGAGACCGGAGGTGGGTTCgtcgaggaagagaagaagggcaggCTTGGCGACAAGCTCAACACCAATGGTGAGCCGCTTTCGCTGTTCGACATTGAGACCTAGTAGGATGTTAGCATATAGTgtgaggacgatgagaaTTAGAATTATTAAACTGACCAGTACCGGGCACACCAACGACCGCGTCGGCGTaactttccatctccaaaagCTTCAatacttcttccacatACTCATATTTCTCCTTGATGCTGATAGTGTTCGACTGTCGAAGAACAGCGCTGAACCGGAGGGCTTCTCGGACAGTGCTAGTTtcaagatgaagatcttGCTGTTGAACGTAGCCGGTCTTTCGCTGGAACGAGATGTCTCTTTGTCGGCCGTCGACGAGCATTTCACCGGTAACTACACCCATAGTAACCCGGGTGGCCAACACATCGAGAAGAGTAGTCTTGCCCGCACCAGAAACACCCTAATCATCCGTAAGTGTTACCTCAACATCGCTCCGAGAGGGATAAAAGAGCTTACCATAAGAGCAGTTAAAGTACCGGGCTTGAcccatccatccacgtGGTCCAAAATCCTTCTTGgctccttcttgatcttgataTCATAAACCACATCTTTCCAAGAGAAGATAGCAGTCTGCCTCTGGATGATCCCAGCGTCAGCTCGGTCAGCACCGGTgatttctttcttcattttaGAACCACCGGCAAACTTGCCGCCTTCGACGTCGTCGGATGAGCCGTGGGAGTGAGTGGATTGAGCAAGGAGGGCGCGCGGGATCTTGCCTCGagggaagacgaggatTTCACCTTTCGATTTCTTGGCGGTAATAAATTCTGAAGAGGAATTAGCGGAAGCCGCTAAATGGAACGATGGAAATACACTTACCAGTAGCAGATATGTAAATGgcggaaaaaaaaaggaaaaaccCGATCAAGATACCAAAGTTCCTCCACTTGTGCGCGTGGTAATATTCGTATGATAAGTTGATGTAGTCATCACCATTAACCACAGAAGAACCCGCAACAGCACCCGCCGTGGAACAAACGAGCTGTTGACCAGTTGCACCCTCGTATCCGGGACCCATCGGGATAAACGCCGCGCATTCATACTCCCTGCCATGGAACTCATTGATCATGAGAGATTCGAAGCCGTAAGCAATAGGGTCGAGCCAGTTCATCCATCGAGCCCAGCCGCGCATGTTGGCCACGTTAACGGCAAAACCAGTGTACATGACGAGggcaaggatgaggagagcAGCAGGGGCAAGAGCTTGGGTGAGAGATCGACTGAGGGAGGCGATCGATCGGAAGAGCATGGACATGACCATCGTAAGAGTGAAACTGATgagcatgaagaagaagaacggcCCTGTTTGGTTGTTAGTGGTGGGCTTTTCGGCGATGAATGGCATTACTCACCAGGTTCACGTCGGAGATTGGTCATGAAGTACAAGGTCAAGCTGAAGATGATACAGTTGACGACCTTGTAAGGAATATCGGTAAGAGCAGAGGCGACGGCTTCGGCGGAAGGGTGGTAGAAGGCGTAACGGGAGTGCTTCTCGACGATGCCTCGTTGGGCGTAGAGGATAAGGATCTGCAATAGGTCAGCCGATGCTCACTTGTAGTGAAGAGTGGATTGGCCTACTTCCAAAGCAGATCCGAAAGCGCTCATCAAAATAGCAAAAAATAGCAAAGCACCTCGTGAGTAGAAACTGCTCGTAGTCGCAGCTGCTCACTGTCAGACTTGAGACCTACCCCACTTTAAAAAGACGGCTTACGAAGGTTATAGAAGACTGAACCGATAATAAGAGCCATGATAAAATTACCAAACAGTTGAGTAAGAGTCAGACTGGGATCCGCACGAAGACGGTCGAAACCTCTTCGAAGGCAAAGCTCGACTTGGCCGCCGTACGAAAGGGTGTAAGGAGATTTGGGTCGGAGACGCTTGGACTGCTGAGCCCGTCTTGATTGCAAAAACTCTTGATACTTCTCGCCATGAACGGGGTACTTGTTCTCAAACTCGGCAATCTGTGCCAAAAGCTCCTGATATTTGTCGCTCTGTTTCCATCGCGTGGCAAACTCTTGCGGGGTGGTGGGTATCTTGCCTTCGAACCCTTCTCGTGGTGTACGTTCGCTTGCACTGGTGAGTGATGTGAGAAAGTCGGGGACGGTCTGCTGAGAAGGGCAGTGAAATCCCATATCGACAAAGAACTGCTTCGCTTCGGTGGCCTTGCCGAAAAAAATCTGCTCGCCTTCATAAAGGACGGAGACCTTGTCGAAACAGTCGTAAGCGGCTTGGGGAGCTTGGTAGATAGCGACGGCTGAGGAGATGCCGATGTAATCGGAGTTCAGACGGAGGTTTTTGCAGAATTCGATGGCGTTGGCAGAGTCAAGACCACGGGTGGAGTTGTCCCAACATTGGAGGGGAGCGCCGGCAAGGGAGGCCTCGGCAATAGTTACTCGTTTTCGCTCGCCACCTAGCGACTGTCAGCTTTGTAAAAAATGTGGAACAGACAAGTACCTACCACTGACGCCACGAATGAAGTCGTTGCCGACGATAGTGTTCAGAGTGTGGGAAATGCCAAAGACAGACATGACGACATCTCGCATGTGCTTGGCGtattccttcttcgagaTGCCTCCAGGAGGCTTTCGAGGGGCTCGAGCTTCAGCAGCGAAAGATAATGTTTGACCGACAGTAAGATTGGGGAAATGAACGTCGACCTCAGCAGTGTAGATAGCTTCGCCTCGGAATTGACCGTAAATTTGCTTCGGAGTGATACCTGGTCGAAGTCAATTCGGTATCTTAAGTAAGACAAAGAGAACTGACCTCTATAGTTAAGTGAGGAAGACTCATCCAAGTAGATACCGTTCATCTCTCCAGCAATAGTCTTGAGCATTGTCGTACAACCACTTCCGGGAGGACCAAGGACGACGAGCATTTCACCCGCTTCTAGTACACCATCCATACTGTTTAGGATTTGGACCTTGCGTTTGCGGTTACCGATCAAATCTCTGAGAGCGCCGATACCGACGAGTGGGAGGTTACCGACGGTCTTTTGGTAGTCTGCAGACATTTAGTGCTGGTCTTATCGTGTCTTGCCATCGCATGAATAGATGGATATGACTTACCAGCATCGGATCCAAAACCATGAACATCAAGATTCCTGAATGACAAGCCGGCTTTTCTCCCCGGACCAGAACTCTGAGAGGCCTCAAACATCAATTTTGTCCATTTCTTAGCATTGAACTTTTCGGAAAAAGGGTCAAGATCCGAGCCTTCTTGGTACGAAAATATAGCGGCCGAGTCATCGGCAGCCGCTACAGATTGTCGAGTGAGTTGCCGAGCAAGATGGCCAACGTCGCGAGCACAATGTTCTCCAGTTTGAGCTGGAAGGTCGTCGTTAGGGTGTACATCTGTGAAATGGGCTCTGGATGTGACGCGGCCTAGTGAAGCGCCGGATGTTTGTTCGGTACGGTCGTAGGTACCTATACCTTGACCAACGCCTGAAAATGCCATCGCGAATAGATGGGAATGTGCGCTGGATGAATTTGTGGGAAAAAATAGTTTGGACAAAGTAGATGTgggaaaaaagggaaatcGTGAGAGATAGGTAGATATATCTAGAAGAGGGACGCCCATTGTTTGTGCGCCCGTAGGACGATAGTTTTGCGGGCGGCGTTCCTGTCCCTGCTTATGCCATCGGGCGGCGGAAGCGGAGCCATTTAGAAACTCATTACAAACAAATCCCAATCATTGGAAAAATCGTAAGAACTGCATTTACCAATTAGAAAGGTGGACCCCGACGAAGATAATTTTAGTCACACATGTGATGTAACGATAACTAATTCGGGCTATCTCATCATATCAGACCGGGGGCCGCGGGGGCCGCGATCTTGCCACCGCCGATCACCTCTAAGCTAGTTCACCCCGTAAGCCCAGCCCTTGTCGCCGTCGGCTATGTGTCACAAAATACGCCCTGCACACGCGCCGACGGTATGCCGTATTATCGTTTCGTGGGGGCCTCCCGTTTCTTGCACCTGACTCATTATTCATACTTCCATTCGCCACGTATACCATCCATACTTGTTCCGTTGGCCTAACCAAGTCATACGTACAGGCCGTCCGTCGGTCTTCATATGAATGGAATGCTTGGCCATAGGTCATAGTTGACCAATCGACGCGTAACCTGTGAGTATGGCAAGCCGGTCGGATAAATATAATTATTCCCGTATCTTGCGACGCTTTTGCACGAATTTGTTTCAGCACAGGTCTCTTTTTTCTCGATCAAATCTTTGTTTGCATTTGTCAACAACACCACATTTTTGTCCGTCCACTATGTATGAGTTGTTCTGACTTACGTTCGATAGCTTTTAACTGTATATTACCCATTTGACTCCAACAGGGTTTAACACCAACAGCGTCAATCACCTATCGTACTTCCGTCACCGCACGACCGCCCCAAATGGCGGACCAAAATGATCTCAAAGATCTCGAGGATGTATTAGAGGAACCAGAGCATCAATTGTTGCCAGTGAGTCGAGCTATTCCTTATACATTTTGATAATCATATTTCACAGAGAGGATATATGAGTTCCGACGACATCCGTATGGTCACCCAATACCTCGAGGTTTCAGTGCGAGGTATCCATGAGTTTCTATGTTCCCCCCTTGTTCCTTCTGTCGACCAAGCAGAATTGGAAGAGCACCTGTCCACTATCGTCGATCTTTGGCTCGATATTCGAGTCCTCAGATACATGGTTATCCAGTCAACTTTCCATGCCTGGGCGCTGCTTCTCCGCCGATTGCACGAATCTCTCATACGCTTGCGCGTCGCAGTTCACGAGTATGTCGAGAGAGAGACCGGTGAGATTGTGGAGGATCACAGTGTCCATGTCTGCGCGGTGTCGGTCGACCTCGCAAAGAAGTGGATGCGGATCTTCTTGCCTAGGCTTTCGAAGGTGGGTGGAGGCGATGGGAAAGGGCGGAGCTGTTTGGACTATCCGAGTCTACTATCAAGAATCAcgtgaaggagatgaatgTCGATCTTCGAAAGCCTTCTACTTCAATCTCCAATGATGCGTTATGTCAGGTAAGTCACAATTATTCACTCCCCACATAATCATTTCTCTCTGTCGATTAGGCAATCCAACGCATTCGACAAGCCGGCActggaaaagaaggcgTCATCGGTTGCTTTGCTGCCTTACAAGCTGAAGAAAACCCTATTATTGTCCCTCGGTGGCGTGTGCGAGAGTGTCTATGCATAGTCGATCCCGCTGGCGCTGCTCATCGCTTTCAAGAGACGGTCAATCGCCGCAAGTATTTTGTCCCTCATATCAACTGTCTATGGCACATAGATGGGCACCATAAACTGTTTGCTTATCGGATTGTCATCTTTGGCATTATTGATGGCAAGTCACGCATGTTAGTTGGTGTGATGGCGATGAACAACAACTGGGCAGGATCAAGGTTGTGTGTATTCCAGGTGGCCGTCACCAAGTATGGCATACCCAGTCGAGTGCGGGCTGATTATGGGACCGAGATGCTTCGGCTCAAGGAGGCAATGGGAGAGCTTCAAGGTGTCTTCAGTCAGGCAGATCAATGTTTGTTGTAGCTAACCCAACCGTAGGCGTCTAGCCAACTTATTGAGAGGATCTGGAGAGACCTTCAAAATTGGTTCATCCGGTATCCTCCTTGTCTGGGCAACTGGCTGAGCAAGGCTTTTTGGACCTCGGAGACGCCATCCACCTTTGGCGCCTACGTTTTTACTTCATCCCTCAGATCAACGCTGTCCTTGAGAGATTCGCCCATCAGTGGAATAAGCATCATTTGCGCACTGAAGGTGGTCGTACACCTGAGATGATATGGAAGCGTGGTATGTCTCTTTCCAGATAATTTGAAGTAACAAACCTGGCACAGTGTATAGAGAAGTTGACCCTTAAAATGCTGGGAATTGATATTGATCAAAACCCTTTCGCCATCCAGGATGATAACGACGGTACTGTCCTCCGAGCTAGAGGGTATGACTACACTGCCTATGGCGTTGACGGTCATCGCTGGGTAGCACCGAATATAAGGAGGAGAGGCATGTCTACTAAAGATGTAATACCCCCGCTGGAAGGCTTTGGTCCTCTTATCTCTGATCAGCTCATTGatgcttcttttcagacAAGGCTCAATCAGACAATTGGTCCGATAGACCTTACTAGGGACGATTGATATGGATGGGAATAGATTCATTTCTTGTGTGAATGAGCCTAGGGATTACCTTTCTTCTTACATCTTTAATTTCAAGGAACGCTTGTTCTATTATATGTAAGGTATACAGGGGAAGGTTTCCTGGTGTTGTATTTACTGGTTCTTTGTGCCCTTGAAACACGAATGCAATCTAAAccaaagagcaagaagaaaagcgaCATGTGCAGACTTAACGACTGCATGCCATAAATGAGGTGCGGTATATATTTGTCACATGCATACAGGTCATACGTAAATACAAGGACTTCATTCGGATACGTCTCGAAAACCAAAGCACTCGCACATACCAGAACCCCACTTTCGCCTGTCCCATTGGGCATCCTCAAGCTATGGCTTAAACCGAGACTGAAGGCTTTCTCTTGCCACTCTTCAAACCAGCCATAAACTTGGAGAGCTCGGCAGGACTGACCGAAGTCGACTTTTGTTGGCGAGCTTCGAGGTGAGCCGTGGCAGCTTCGGCGACTTCGGCATCCTGGAATCGTTTCCGAGTCTCCCGTCGCTCTTTGCGCATCTGAGCAGATCTCTTGACTCCCCAATCGTTCTCGAATAAAAGAGATGTCTCGTCGATTGACAGTTGTTCTTTCGTTGGGAAGGTGAGATTATCAGCATTCGGCTAAAAAGATAAGGTTGTTGAGGGTACTTACTGGTTTCTGGGAAGCAGAACACCACGAACACGAAGGCGACTACACTGATACCGAAATAGAAGCCGTAGGTACCAGAAGGGGTCATCGTTTCGAGTTCTGAAAGGTAGGAAACAGAGACAACAAGATTCGCAATCCAACagatggtggtggcgaTACCAGACCCCATGGATCGTACTTCGAGGGCCAAATACTCAGCCTGGTACCAGACGAGATGACTGTAGGTAAGACCGAAACcggcgacgaagaagacgataCCACCAATGACAATACCGACGTTTGTCGTATCGTAGGTGTAAGACGTATCGAGGAATCCTCCAGTCGGCTTGCACAAGTCTGCACACGAGGATTAGGTGGAGGGATAGGTCAATCAAAATAGGGCTACTCACAATAGAAAGCAACGATGTTCCACACATGACCAAGGAGCTAAAGTGATATGAGTTACACATCGAATACCAATGTCAGAGCAGTTGAAACGTACCATGATTGGCACGCcaatcaacaacaaccctCGTCTTCCGATTTTGTCAACGGTAGTCATTCCAATCAACAAAAAGACGGCGTTGGTGCCGGCAGGGATAAGACCACCTAAGGCTGGATTTGACAGTCCAAGGAGACTGAAAAGAGTACCGGCATAATAAAGGAGGGTGTTGAAACCACAGAGCTGACCGGCAGCCTGAAGAACACTGACAGCAATGATAGATCTTCGATACGATCCAGTTCTCCATACTTTCTTCGCTCTTTCCCAGAAAGTGGTCCCAGACTGAAGGGCGGTTGTGGCGGCGACGTATTCTTGAGCAACGCGGAACTTGTATTCAATCATCTCACTAGTGGCGGTGGGGTAAATGCGCTGGAAGACAGTCCGAGCGCCTTCGGTATCCCCCTTGAGAATAAGGATACGTGGTGACTCGGGAAGGTaatggaaaagaagcagttgaagaagggaagggacAGCACCAAGAGCGACTGGTGGTAAGTTAGCGGATCACTAAGTAGGTGTGTGTCGCCTCACTTACAAAGTAGTCGCCACCCATTGTGCATGTTCTGTACACCAGCCCCGATGGCGTCGGAAACAACCTGACCAAAGGGAATAAAGAAGGCACTGTGTTCTATATCAGCTGAAGTCCACTGATATATATAGGTATAGAGCTCACTTAATACCAATGCATCGACCACGGACAGCGGTCGGCGCTGTCTCAGtgatgaaaagaggagCAATCACAGCTGCGCCACCGACTCCAATACCGAGGACAATTCGACCGACAATGATTTGCGGGACAGAGTAACTGGATGCAATGATCACGGCACCGATGGTAAAGCTTTATAAATAATGTAAGTCGGAGTGTATAGCATTGTCCAAAGATGACTTACAAGACGTCAGAGATCAAGATTGCCCTCTTTCGTCCAAGGCGATCACCCCATCCACCAAGAATAGCAGAACCAAAGATAGCCCCAATGGTGGTACCTGCTGTGATAATCTCTTGCTGTGAAGAGTTGAGTGCGCTACCACCCAGGTCGGTTCCCACCAAAGGCAATGCAACACCAACTACGCCAGTGTCATAGCCGAATAGGAAACCAGCGATGGCCGACTATTGGGAGTCAATTAATGTCCCTTTTACAGTAATAAGAGAGGGATGATACACATACAGCAGAAATTAAAAAGCAAAGATACCATGTTACTTTatcttcaccttctacTCGCACAAGATTTTCATCCTAGCAAATAGGCGTCAACACCTATTTTACGCAACTATGCGAAAAATAAACTTACAATCAAATGACCACCAAAGCCAGAGGGACTAGGCGGTTCTTGCCAGCCTTTGATATTTTCGAGTCTCTCAGTGTGATCAAAATGCTTATTTTCTAGAAAGTTATCATCACGGTTTTCGATGTGAGTTGCGCTCATCATAAACCCTTAAACAAAGTTCGCCAACTGAATATTTGGTTGCTCGAAAGTTGAATCAATGTTTTAAGTGGGAGGCGGACAGTTGTTGTTTATCATGCAGAAGGGTTCCATGTGTCTTCCTTCACGAGTTATATATCATTATTGCCAAGGATTACCTTGATGGGACCGTAAGGCGGCAGATGGCCAAGTTGATCTTCAATAATCTTGGGCGTCGCTGGTCGATTACACTGATGACTCAACATGTGAGGTATTTCTGGGTCCCACGAACCCCGGCGACCGGTTTTAAACTAAACCTTCAATAATAATCTTAATAAAACTTGTATGTCTTCGGTCCGGGTATTTTGTGGCTGGCTGTTCTGAAGGCAAAAAGAGGAGGGGCATAGATATCGATAGTCGTATGTCACTAGCCATTCCCGACATCGGCTCCGAGGTGTTGCTGTGACAAACCTGTGTGCGCCCAGTTCAAGTCAACATAATACTGGATATTCAATAAGAACGGTGAGGACGCTTCTTGGCACTTGGAGACGGGATATGCATGGGACAACTACGTGAAGGTGCGCTACtattggaggaagatgagggcTGAGGAATTGTCTACAGTCTAGAGCGGCAGCAGTTTGTTTACTTTGTTTAGTTTGTTTTATGGTGTCCGGTGGCGGGCCTGGGCGCAGTTGCGCAGATATGTATCTATTTTTTCTCCAAATATCCTGAAAATTTGTCCGAGGCCCTTTCGAGAAAATGCCAAAAATGATGCTTTTTGGCTCGAATAGAGCCCATTCCTGGACGGCGGATTTTTAGGTCTTTCGAACCACATAGAAATGGAAATGCCGCCGGCAGCTGGACTTGATTGGCGCAAGCCGCCAAAGTTCCTTAAGGTTCGGCGGggcctcttcttttcaaacCCAATCTTTTGCTTCAGCTCAGAATTTCGGTTCTCGTACTGATTCTGGGAATTTGGGCTACCATTCTCGAATGGTGGATTTTCTTTCTAGCGGTATTCACATGTTCTTGCCCATCCGTATGGAATCCACTCACGGGTCATAATAGACACACAATGTTCTTATTGATCATAAattcctctttcccaaGACAACGCCTTCTTGATCGACAGGGAGACTCACTCGTCCATGTTTGGTTGGTGAAGAACCGAAAAGTGCTCCGGGGAAATAATAAGCCGCACCATCAGCAGGAATGATTGACGACGTCAGCTGACGTGGGCCCATTGCATCGGACTTAACGGATAACGAATCTCCTATCTCGGGCCGAACGGCGGTAAAGTAACAAACTTAATTAAGCGTTACATGGATTTAACTTGGGCGTAAATTACAAGGTCGGATTGTCAAATTAAGCTCCTTGGAGGAACCCGTTCAATTTCCCCGACCGCTTTCTCGTCGTCGCCGCGTCCAATCGTTATTTTACCATCTACGGTTGACTCGCTGGACCATGATTAGGATCTTGTTCGTAAGTGCTAATAACCGGCAGGCCTTCCCATATTGGCTGAGCCAATCATACATCTATCCCATCATGGCTGCTCAGTTTTCTGTTCCATCTTCTGGATAGGTTGTCGATCTAAGCACCGCTTCCACATACCGGGTCTCGTGTTGGTTCTCCACTAGCTACTTTGTTCTGTGAGTAGGAGTCTTTCCTCCCCTCTATTGTGGCTGTCGTTAGGACAAAGTTGAGAATCGCGAGGCTcgaaagagaggagggcGTGCTTGGATGGTATATTACTTACGATGGTGGATGGCGAAGTTTGCTGGAGCATGGCAGTTGGGAACGAAGAT from Cryptococcus neoformans var. neoformans B-3501A chromosome 4, whole genome shotgun sequence includes:
- a CDS encoding hypothetical protein (Similar to gi|21748416|emb|CAD27790.1| drug resistance protein 1 [Candida dubliniensis], FASTA scores: opt: 4906, E(): 0, (50.033% identity (77.010% similar) in 1505 aa overlap (22-1493:12-1495)); HMMPfam hit to ABC_tran, ABC transporter, score: 171.4, E(): 1.9e-48; HMMPfam hit to PDR_CDR, CDR ABC transporter, score: 272.7, E(): 6e-79); the protein is MAFSGVGQGIGTYDRTEQTSGASLGRVTSRAHFTDVHPNDDLPAQTGEHCARDVGHLARQLTRQSVAAADDSAAIFSYQEGSDLDPFSEKFNAKKWTKLMFEASQSSGPGRKAGLSFRNLDVHGFGSDADYQKTVGNLPLVGIGALRDLIGNRKRKVQILNSMDGVLEAGEMLVVLGPPGSGCTTMLKTIAGEMNGIYLDESSSLNYRGITPKQIYGQFRGEAIYTAEVDVHFPNLTVGQTLSFAAEARAPRKPPGGISKKEYAKHMRDVVMSVFGISHTLNTIVGNDFIRGVSGGERKRVTIAEASLAGAPLQCWDNSTRGLDSANAIEFCKNLRLNSDYIGISSAVAIYQAPQAAYDCFDKVSVLYEGEQIFFGKATEAKQFFVDMGFHCPSQQTVPDFLTSLTSASERTPREGFEGKIPTTPQEFATRWKQSDKYQELLAQIAEFENKYPVHGEKYQEFLQSRRAQQSKRLRPKSPYTLSYGGQVELCLRRGFDRLRADPSLTLTQLFGNFIMALIIGSVFYNLPATTSSFYSRGALLFFAILMSAFGSALEILILYAQRGIVEKHSRYAFYHPSAEAVASALTDIPYKVVNCIIFSLTLYFMTNLRREPGPFFFFMLISFTLTMVMSMLFRSIASLSRSLTQALAPAALLILALVMYTGFAVNVANMRGWARWMNWLDPIAYGFESLMINEFHGREYECAAFIPMGPGYEGATGQQLVCSTAGAVAGSSVVNGDDYINLSYEYYHAHKWRNFGILIGFFLFFSAIYISATEFITAKKSKGEILVFPRGKIPRALLAQSTHSHGSSDDVEGGKFAGGSKMKKEITGADRADAGIIQRQTAIFSWKDVVYDIKIKKEPRRILDHVDGWVKPGTLTALMGVSGAGKTTLLDVLATRVTMGVVTGEMLVDGRQRDISFQRKTGYVQQQDLHLETSTVREALRFSAVLRQSNTISIKEKYEYVEEVLKLLEMESYADAVVGVPGTGLNVEQRKRLTIGVELVAKPALLLFLDEPTSGLDSQTSWNILLLLRKLTEHGQAILCTIHQPSAMLFEQFDRLLFLARGGKTVYFGEVGKGSHILIDYFEQNGAPKCPEGENPAEWMLAAIGAAPGSHSDVDWHQAWINSPERVEVRRELVRIKETQGGKGEAALQNKDQEKSKSEVKAEYAEFASPLWKQFIVVLTRVWQQHWRTPSYIWSKAALCALSALFIGFSFFKAGTSQQGLQNQLFSVFMMFTIFGQLTQQIMPNFTTQRSLYEVRERPSKAYSWKIFILSNIVAEIPWAILMGAVIYFTWYYPIGYYRNAIPTDAVHLRGALMFLYIEMFLIFNATFAIMIVAGIATAETAGNIANLLFSMCLIFCGVLAPPSSLPGFWMFMYRVSPFTYLVEGMLSTAVADTNVVCSDIELLTMNPPSGQSCGDYMSTYISNYGGYLVNENATTACEFCSMSSTNTFLAQFSIYYSNKWRDFGLLWAYVVFNIIAAVGIYWLARVVRTFRLFTQPSLLITSLISPRTLAKNKHLNRRTYRRSWFLHSLLRRNLSRCLEAPSLPRRKIGRQENRRL
- a CDS encoding hypothetical protein (Similar to gi|46128065|ref|XP_388586.1| hypothetical protein FG08410.1 [Gibberella zeae PH-1], FASTA scores: opt: 1176, E(): 2.2e-64, (36.243% identity (70.398% similar) in 527 aa overlap (21-542:10-521)); HMMPfam hit to Sugar_tr, Sugar (and other) transporter, score: 340.6, E(): 2.2e-99) gives rise to the protein MSATHIENRDDNFLENKHFDHTERLENIKGWQEPPSPSGFGGHLIDENLVRVEGEDKVTWYLCFLISASAIAGFLFGYDTGVVGVALPLVGTDLGGSALNSSQQEIITAGTTIGAIFGSAILGGWGDRLGRKRAILISDVFFTIGAVIIASSYSVPQIIVGRIVLGIGVGGAAVIAPLFITETAPTAVRGRCIGINAFFIPFGQVVSDAIGAGVQNMHNGWRLLFALGAVPSLLQLLLFHYLPESPRILILKGDTEGARTVFQRIYPTATSEMIEYKFRVAQEYVAATTALQSGTTFWERAKKVWRTGSYRRSIIAVSVLQAAGQLCGFNTLLYYAGTLFSLLGLSNPALGGLIPAGTNAVFLLIGMTTVDKIGRRGLLLIGVPIMLLGHVWNIVAFYYLCKPTGGFLDTSYTYDTTNVGIVIGGIVFFVAGFGLTYSHLVWYQAEYLALEVRSMGSGIATTICWIANLVVSVSYLSELETMTPSGTYGFYFGISVVAFVFVVFCFPETKQLSIDETSLLFENDWGVKRSAQMRKERRETRKRFQDAEVAEAATAHLEARQQKSTSVSPAELSKFMAGLKSGKRKPSVSV